One region of Mucilaginibacter gotjawali genomic DNA includes:
- a CDS encoding sugar phosphate isomerase/epimerase family protein, producing the protein MPTPKITRRSALQLIGASAGAAAAEKAIPSPVKAVLPVTHSYVLCLNMATIRGHKLGFVKELETAAAAGFRSVEIWADSLQEYLIHGGTIGEAKKRLDDLGLKVEDLISFNKWVADDAATRKDGLEQMKRDMEQMAILGCKRIAATGMGSSNAPVPGLDVIAQRYRTVLEMGDQTGVVPQLEMWGFQKNMSNVAEVIYIAMKSGHPSARVLLDIFHLYKGGTSINTLPLMDANAAEILHMNDYPATLSSAIIEDKDRIYPGDGVAPIEQILQILLKNRKKPLVLSTEVFNAAYYTQDALTVAKTAMEKMKRVVDNR; encoded by the coding sequence TTAATAGGCGCCTCCGCAGGTGCAGCCGCAGCCGAAAAAGCAATACCCAGTCCCGTTAAGGCCGTATTGCCTGTCACGCACTCTTATGTTTTATGTTTGAACATGGCCACCATCCGGGGCCATAAACTGGGTTTTGTAAAAGAACTGGAAACAGCCGCTGCAGCGGGATTTCGGTCGGTGGAGATCTGGGCCGATTCGCTGCAGGAGTATTTAATCCATGGCGGTACTATCGGCGAAGCCAAAAAAAGGCTGGATGATCTGGGCTTGAAAGTGGAGGACCTGATCAGTTTTAACAAGTGGGTGGCAGATGATGCTGCCACGCGTAAAGACGGGCTGGAACAGATGAAACGGGATATGGAACAAATGGCCATCCTTGGCTGTAAACGCATCGCCGCTACAGGTATGGGAAGCTCCAATGCCCCGGTACCCGGCCTGGATGTGATTGCCCAACGTTACCGCACCGTTTTAGAAATGGGCGACCAAACCGGCGTAGTACCCCAGCTGGAAATGTGGGGCTTCCAAAAAAACATGAGCAATGTTGCCGAAGTAATATACATCGCGATGAAAAGCGGCCACCCGTCTGCACGGGTTTTGCTGGATATATTTCATTTATATAAAGGCGGTACTTCTATAAATACCTTGCCGCTGATGGACGCTAATGCCGCGGAGATCCTGCACATGAACGACTACCCGGCAACGCTGTCATCAGCTATAATTGAAGATAAAGACAGGATCTACCCAGGCGATGGCGTTGCGCCTATAGAACAAATCCTGCAAATTCTTCTTAAAAACAGGAAAAAACCGTTGGTGCTCTCCACCGAAGTATTTAACGCAGCCTATTATACGCAAGACGCCTTAACCGTGGCAAAGACGGCGATGGAGAAGATGAAAAGGGTAGTTGATAATCGTTAA